The Bos indicus x Bos taurus breed Angus x Brahman F1 hybrid chromosome 3, Bos_hybrid_MaternalHap_v2.0, whole genome shotgun sequence genome includes a window with the following:
- the BEST4 gene encoding bestrophin-4 encodes MTVSYTLKVAEARFGGFSGLLLRWRGSIYKLLYKEFLLFIALYALLSVTYRLLLTQEQKRVYAQVARYCNRSADLIPLSFVLGFYVTMVVNRWWAQYTSIPLPDQLMCVISATVHGVDQRGRLLRRTLIRYANLASVLVLRSVSTRVLKRFPTMEHVVDAGFMSQEERKKFESLKSDFNKYWIPCVWFTNLAAQARRDGRIRDDIALCLLLEELNKYRAKCSMLFHYDWISIPLVYTQVVTIAVYSFFALSLVGRQFVEPVAGAATPREPLEPGQAAGDLDMYVPLTTLLQFFFYAGWLKVAEQIINPFGEDDDDFETNQLIDRNLQVSLLSVDDMYQNLPPAEKDAYWDEDSAQPPYTVATVAESLRPSFLGSTFNLRMSDDPEQSLQVEASPGPARPVTAQTPLLSRFLGVGAPSPAISLRNFGRIRAPRTPHLVRFRAEEGGDIEAADRIEEEASGSGDETQEP; translated from the exons ATGACGGTCTCCTACACCCTCAAAGTGGCAGAGGCCCGCTTCGGAGGCTTCTCTGGCCTGCTTCTCCGTTGGCGGGGAAGCATCTACAAGCTCCTCTACAAGGAGTTCCTCCTCTTCATCGCCCTGTATGCTCTGCTCAGCGTCACCTACCG GCTGCTGCTGACCCAGGAGCAGAAGCGTGTGTATGCTCAGGTGGCCCGATACTGCAACCGCTCTGCGGACCTCATTCCCTTGTCCTTTGTACTGG GTTTCTACGTGACCATGGTGGTGAACCGCTGGTGGGCCCAGTACACAAGCATCCCGCTGCCAGACCAGCTGATGTGCGTCATCTCAGCCACCGTGCACGGCGTGGACCAGCGTGGCCGTCTGCTGCGCCGCACCCTCATCCGCTACGCCAACCTGGCGTCGGTGCTGGTGCTGCGCTCTGTCAGCACGCGCGTGCTCAAGCGCTTTCCCACCATGGAGCACGTGGTGGACGCAG GTTTCATGtcccaggaagagaggaaaaagttTGAAAGCCTGAAATCTGACTTCAATAAGTACTGGATTCCTTGCGTCTGGTTCACCAACCTGGCGGCCCAGGCCCGGAGGGATGGGCGAATCCGTGATGACATTGCTCTCTGCCTGCTCCTGGAA GAGCTGAATAAGTACCGGGCCAAGTGCAGCATGCTCTTCCACTATGACTGGATCAGCATCCCCCTCGTCTACACCCAA gtggtGACCATAGCGGTATACTCCTTCTTTGCCCTCTCCTTGGTGGGCCGCCAGTTTGTGGAGCCAGTGGCAGGGGCTGCCACACCTCGGGAGCCTCTGGAGCCAGGGCAAGCCGCAGGGGACCTGGACATGTACGTGCCTCTCACCACTCTGCTGCAGTTCTTCTTCTATGCCGGCTGGCTCAAG GTGGCAGAACAGATCATCAATCCCTTTGGTGAGGATGACGACGACTTTGAAACCAACCAGCTTATAGACCGCAACTTGCAG GTATCCCTGCTCTCCGTGGATGACATGTACCAGAACCTGCCTCCCGCGGAGAAGGACGCGTACTGGGATGAGGACTCGGCGCAGCCGCCCTACACGGTGGCCACAGTGGCCGAGTCGCTGCGGCCTTCCTTCCTGGGCTCCACCTTCAACCTGCG CATGAGCGACGACCCTGAGCAGAGCCTGCAGGTGGAGGCGTCCCCTGGGCCAGCCCGGCCGGTGACCGCGCAGACCCCGCTGCTCAGCCGCTTCCTGGGCGTAGGCGCTCCCTCGCCAGCCATCAGCCTCCGGAACTTCGGCCGCATCCGCGCCCCGCGTACCCCGCATCTGGTGCGCTTCCGGGCCGAAGAGGGCGGCGACATCGAGGCAGCGGACCGCATTGAGGAGGAGGCGTCAGGGTCAGGGGACGAGACCCAGGAGCCCTGA
- the RPS8 gene encoding 40S ribosomal protein S8, with the protein MGISRDNWHKRRKTGGKRKPYHKKRKYELGRPAANTKIGPRRIHTVRVRGGNKKYRALRLDVGNFSWGSECCTRKTRIIDVVYNASNNELVRTKTLVKNCIVLIDSTPYRQWYESHYALPLGRKKGAKLTPEEEEILNKKRSKKIQKKYDERKKNAKISSLLEEQFQQGKLLACIASRPGQCGRADGYVLEGKELEFYLRKIKARKGK; encoded by the exons ATGG GCATCTCTCGGGACAACTGGCACAAGCGCCGTAAGACCGGGGGCAAGAGAAAGCCCTACCACAAGAAGCGAAAGTATGAGCTGGGACGCCCCGCTGCCAACACAAAG ATTGGCCCCCGCCGCATACACACAGTCCGTGTGCGGGGAGGCAACAAGAAGTACCGGGCCTTGAGGCTGGACGTGGGGAACTTCTCCTGGGGCTCGGAGT GTTGTACACGCAAGACAAGAATAATCGATGTTGTCTATAATGCATCCAACAACGAACTGGTCCGTACCAAGACCCTGGTGAAGAACTGTATTGTGCTTATCGACAGCACACCGTACCGACAGTGGTACGAGTCCCACTATGCACTGCCCCTGGGCCGCAAGAAGGGGGCCAAGCTG ACTCCTGAGGAGGAAGAGATTTTAAACAAGAAACGAtcaaagaaaattcagaagaaaTACGATGAGAGGAAAAAGAACGCGAAAATCAGCAGTCTTCTAGAGGAGCAGTTCCAGCAGGGCAAGCTTCTTG CATGCATCGCTTCAAGACCAGGCCAGTGTGGCCGAGCAGACGGCTATGTGCTAGAGGGAAAAGAGCTCGAGTTCTATCTGAGGAAGATCAAGGCCCGGAAAGGCAAATAA